Proteins from a genomic interval of Pseudomonas paeninsulae:
- a CDS encoding nuclear transport factor 2 family protein, with protein sequence MSNAEARPPLPPFSRETAIQKVRMAEDGWNSRDPQRVALAYTLDSRWRNRAEFPQGRAEIQVFLERKWQRELEYRLIKELWAHDGNRIAVRFAYEWHDADGNWFRAYGNENWEFDEQGLMRVRHASINDLPISAAERKFHWPQGRRPDDHPGLSELDL encoded by the coding sequence ATGAGCAACGCCGAAGCCCGTCCACCCTTGCCGCCCTTTAGCCGCGAAACGGCGATACAAAAAGTGCGCATGGCCGAAGACGGCTGGAACAGCCGTGATCCACAGCGGGTCGCCCTGGCCTATACCCTCGACAGCCGCTGGCGCAACCGCGCCGAGTTCCCCCAGGGCCGGGCCGAGATCCAGGTCTTCCTCGAACGCAAATGGCAACGCGAGCTGGAGTATCGCCTGATCAAGGAGCTCTGGGCCCATGACGGCAACCGCATTGCCGTGCGTTTCGCCTACGAATGGCACGATGCCGACGGCAACTGGTTCCGCGCCTACGGCAACGAAAATTGGGAATTCGACGAGCAGGGCCTGATGCGCGTGCGCCATGCCAGCATCAACGACCTGCCAATCAGCGCCGCCGAGCGCAAGTTCCATTGGCCGCAAGGCCGGCGCCCGGATGATCACCCCGGATTGAGCGAGCTGGACCTGTAA
- a CDS encoding pyridoxamine 5'-phosphate oxidase family protein, giving the protein MVPHPPETAPSPWHAGEQILQQRVGVAERMEAFGRKVIRDHLPEQHRDFYRQLPFLLLGSVDAAGNPWASILEGLPGFAHAPEPRLLQVDGRPDANDPAAANLADGAAVGLLGIELHSRRRNRVNGHVTGSSATGFGVRVEQAFGNCPQYIQQREAHFVREPGPQQGLQLQRLDALDEAARELIRGADTCFVASYIDPDGDPARRSVDVSHRGGQTGFVQVEGDCLSIPDFAGNLHFNTLGNLLLNPRAGLLFIDVSNGDLLQLSGRSEIVFDGPEVAAFQGAERLWRLHVTQLVRRPAALALRWAFQGFSPNSLMTGSWPQAQARLQAEALRHTWRNLRVTRIEEESANIRSFYLEPGDGAGLPLFQAGQHLPIRLQLPGTSTLLIRTYSLSSAPSDGHWRISVKREGAVSSYLHEHVTVGDLLETRAPQGSFVVAADERRPLVLLAAGVGVTPLLSMLREVVYQGQRTRRTRRTFFVQSARTLAQLPFKDELAELTRQAGEALSVLRLLSQPEAHARAGEDFERAGRIDIHLLKALLPFDDFDFYLCGPSSFTQDLYDSLRALRIADARIHAETFGPSTLRRQPDSGPALLEQTMAATAPVPVLFAQSAKQARWTPESGSLLELAESRGLNPEFSCRGGSCGTCSTRLVSGQVHYPIPPAELPPSGEVLICCAIPAHPSEGSSGLVLEL; this is encoded by the coding sequence ATGGTTCCTCACCCTCCCGAAACCGCGCCCTCGCCCTGGCATGCCGGGGAACAGATCCTGCAGCAACGCGTCGGCGTGGCCGAGCGCATGGAGGCGTTCGGGCGCAAGGTGATCCGCGATCACCTGCCCGAGCAGCACCGCGATTTCTACCGCCAACTGCCCTTTCTCCTGCTCGGCTCGGTGGATGCCGCGGGTAACCCCTGGGCCAGCATCCTCGAAGGCCTGCCAGGCTTTGCCCATGCCCCCGAGCCACGCTTGCTGCAAGTGGATGGCAGGCCAGACGCCAACGACCCGGCGGCGGCCAACCTGGCCGACGGCGCGGCGGTCGGCCTGCTCGGCATAGAGCTGCACAGCCGCCGGCGCAACCGGGTCAACGGCCATGTCACGGGCTCTTCCGCGACTGGCTTCGGTGTGAGGGTGGAGCAGGCTTTCGGCAACTGCCCGCAATACATCCAGCAACGCGAAGCGCACTTTGTCCGCGAGCCAGGGCCACAGCAAGGCCTCCAGCTGCAGCGGCTCGATGCGCTGGACGAGGCCGCTCGCGAGCTGATTCGCGGCGCCGATACCTGCTTCGTCGCCAGCTATATCGACCCGGACGGTGATCCCGCGCGGCGCTCGGTGGATGTCTCGCATCGCGGCGGCCAAACCGGCTTCGTCCAAGTCGAGGGCGACTGCCTGAGCATTCCGGATTTCGCCGGTAATCTGCACTTCAACACTCTGGGTAACCTGCTGCTCAACCCGCGCGCCGGCCTGCTGTTTATCGACGTCAGCAACGGTGATCTGCTGCAACTCAGCGGTCGTAGCGAGATCGTCTTCGACGGCCCCGAGGTGGCGGCCTTTCAGGGCGCCGAACGGCTCTGGCGGCTGCACGTCACCCAGCTGGTACGGCGGCCGGCGGCGTTGGCGCTGCGCTGGGCTTTTCAGGGCTTTTCGCCAAACAGCCTGATGACCGGCTCCTGGCCCCAAGCCCAGGCACGCCTGCAGGCCGAAGCGCTGCGCCACACCTGGCGCAACCTGCGGGTGACGCGCATCGAGGAGGAAAGCGCGAACATCCGCTCGTTCTATCTTGAGCCCGGCGATGGCGCCGGCTTGCCTCTGTTTCAGGCCGGCCAGCACCTGCCCATCCGCCTGCAACTGCCGGGCACCTCGACATTGCTGATCCGCACCTACAGCCTGTCCAGCGCGCCTTCGGATGGCCACTGGCGGATCAGCGTCAAACGCGAAGGCGCGGTGTCCAGCTACCTGCATGAGCACGTCACGGTGGGCGACCTGCTCGAGACGCGGGCGCCGCAAGGCAGTTTCGTCGTCGCTGCCGACGAGCGACGACCGCTGGTGTTGCTGGCCGCCGGCGTCGGAGTGACGCCCCTGCTGTCGATGCTGCGCGAGGTGGTCTACCAAGGCCAACGCACCCGCCGTACCCGCCGGACCTTCTTCGTGCAGAGCGCGCGCACCCTCGCTCAGCTACCGTTCAAGGATGAGTTGGCGGAACTGACCCGCCAAGCGGGTGAGGCGCTGAGCGTGCTGCGCCTGCTCAGCCAGCCGGAGGCGCATGCCCGCGCAGGCGAGGACTTCGAGCGGGCGGGACGCATCGACATCCATCTGCTGAAGGCGCTACTGCCCTTCGATGACTTCGATTTCTACCTATGTGGACCGAGCAGTTTCACTCAGGATTTGTATGACAGCCTGCGCGCGCTGCGCATCGCTGACGCGCGCATTCACGCGGAAACCTTCGGGCCCTCGACCCTGCGCCGCCAGCCCGATTCAGGCCCAGCCTTGCTCGAACAGACCATGGCGGCCACGGCACCGGTGCCAGTGCTGTTTGCCCAGTCGGCCAAGCAGGCGCGCTGGACGCCCGAAAGCGGCAGCCTGCTGGAACTGGCCGAGAGTCGTGGCCTGAACCCGGAATTCAGTTGCCGGGGCGGTTCCTGCGGCACCTGTAGCACCCGCCTGGTCAGTGGCCAGGTGCATTACCCGATTCCGCCGGCCGAGTTACCGCCGAGCGGTGAAGTGCTGATCTGCTGCGCCATTCCGGCGCACCCCAGCGAGGGCTCAAGCGGCCTGGTGCTGGAGCTTTAA
- a CDS encoding glutathione S-transferase family protein, with amino-acid sequence MSQNAIKLFGFPLSGHSHRVELMLSLLGLPSEFVLVDLTKGAHKHPEFLAMNPFGQVPVIDDNGTVLADSNAILLYLAQKYGEGRWLPSDAAGAAAVQRWLSIAAGPLAAGPARARLITVFGAPYNAEEVIANAHALLKVIEAELSGRQYLVGEQPSIADVASYSYIAHAPEGNVALVDYPNLRAWLARIEALPHFVAMPRTAAGLQA; translated from the coding sequence ATGTCCCAGAATGCCATCAAACTCTTTGGTTTCCCCCTGTCCGGTCACTCCCACCGGGTCGAGCTGATGCTGTCGCTGCTCGGCCTGCCGAGCGAGTTCGTGCTGGTCGATCTGACCAAGGGCGCGCACAAACATCCGGAATTCCTGGCGATGAACCCCTTCGGCCAGGTGCCGGTCATCGACGACAACGGCACCGTGCTGGCCGACTCAAATGCCATTCTGCTGTACCTGGCGCAGAAATACGGCGAAGGCCGCTGGTTGCCGAGCGATGCCGCCGGTGCCGCCGCCGTGCAGCGTTGGCTATCGATTGCCGCCGGGCCGCTCGCTGCGGGACCGGCCCGCGCACGGCTGATCACCGTGTTCGGCGCGCCCTACAACGCCGAAGAAGTGATCGCCAACGCCCACGCCCTGCTCAAGGTGATCGAGGCCGAATTGAGCGGTCGACAGTACCTGGTCGGCGAGCAGCCGAGCATCGCCGACGTCGCCAGCTACAGCTATATCGCCCACGCGCCGGAAGGCAACGTGGCGCTGGTCGACTACCCGAATCTGCGCGCCTGGCTGGCCCGCATCGAAGCGCTGCCGCACTTCGTAGCGATGCCGCGCACGGCCGCCGGCCTGCAAGCCTGA
- a CDS encoding LysR family transcriptional regulator, with protein sequence MDRYQQMRAFQAVAEDLSLAAAARRLNMSAPTLTRAIASLEQRLGTALLSRSTRGVELTEAGQRFALDCQRILHELAEADESASGLHRQPRGRLTLAMPLLFGQQVLTPILLDYLDAYPEVQILGQYLDHVPNLHEEGVDVAIQVGELADSSLYARKIGSIRRVVCASPAYLAAQGEPETPQGLHAQQIIHSSADTRLPEWRFQHNGQALTVSLRPRLSCATSQAAIAAACRGAGLTRCTSYQVHAQLQTGQLRTVLTAFELPSQPVHLVYREGRRAAARVRSFVDFAAAKLREHPALTPS encoded by the coding sequence ATGGACCGCTATCAACAGATGCGCGCATTTCAGGCCGTGGCCGAAGACCTCAGCCTGGCCGCTGCGGCGCGGCGCCTGAACATGTCCGCGCCCACGTTGACCCGCGCCATTGCCTCCCTGGAGCAGCGTCTCGGCACCGCGTTGCTGAGCCGCAGCACCCGTGGCGTAGAGCTGACCGAGGCTGGCCAGCGCTTCGCCCTCGACTGCCAGCGCATCCTGCACGAGCTGGCGGAGGCGGACGAGTCGGCCAGCGGCCTGCACCGGCAACCGCGCGGTCGGCTGACGCTGGCCATGCCGCTGCTGTTTGGTCAGCAGGTGCTGACGCCGATCCTGCTCGACTACCTGGATGCCTACCCCGAGGTGCAGATTCTCGGCCAGTACCTGGACCACGTGCCCAACCTGCACGAGGAAGGGGTGGATGTCGCGATCCAGGTCGGCGAGCTGGCGGACTCGTCGCTGTACGCGCGCAAGATTGGCAGTATCCGCCGGGTGGTCTGCGCCAGCCCGGCGTATCTGGCCGCGCAGGGCGAACCGGAGACGCCGCAGGGCTTGCATGCCCAGCAGATCATTCACTCGAGTGCCGATACGCGTTTGCCGGAGTGGCGCTTCCAGCACAATGGCCAGGCACTGACGGTGAGCCTGCGTCCGCGCCTCAGCTGCGCCACTAGTCAGGCGGCAATTGCGGCGGCCTGCCGGGGTGCCGGCCTGACCCGCTGCACGAGCTATCAGGTTCATGCGCAACTACAAACGGGCCAACTCCGAACGGTACTGACGGCCTTCGAACTGCCCAGCCAGCCAGTCCACCTGGTCTACCGTGAAGGCCGTAGGGCCGCTGCGCGGGTGCGCAGCTTCGTCGACTTTGCGGCAGCTAAATTACGCGAACACCCCGCGCTCACGCCAAGCTGA
- a CDS encoding LysR family transcriptional regulator, producing MDRFQEMQVFLAVAEEQGFAAAARRLHLSPPSVTRAVAALEERIGTLLLARTTRSVHLTEAGQRYVEDCRRILVELQEAEESAVGSHAIARGLLTLTAPVLFGELFVTPLMVDYLEQHPAVTIKALLLDRVASMVDEGIDVAVRIGNLPDSGLHAVPVGTVRQVVCAAPAYLQRRGRPAHPRELHAARIVLAASSSLLTDWQFNTPEGPLSIRPEPRLVVSANQAAINAAQLGWGLTRVLSYQVAAQVAAGELELLLERFEPPPLPIHVVYQGGRRVPAKVRSFVDYCVERLSGDAALNPPTDS from the coding sequence GTGGACAGGTTTCAGGAAATGCAGGTGTTTCTCGCCGTCGCCGAGGAACAGGGTTTTGCCGCTGCCGCCCGCCGTTTACACCTGTCGCCGCCCAGCGTGACCCGCGCGGTGGCGGCCCTCGAAGAGCGCATCGGCACCCTGCTGCTGGCGCGCACCACGCGCAGCGTGCACCTGACCGAAGCGGGCCAGCGTTATGTGGAAGACTGCCGGCGGATTCTCGTCGAGCTGCAAGAGGCCGAGGAATCGGCGGTCGGCAGCCATGCCATCGCTCGTGGTCTGCTGACGCTGACCGCCCCGGTACTGTTCGGCGAACTATTCGTCACCCCGCTGATGGTCGATTACCTCGAGCAGCACCCGGCGGTGACGATCAAGGCCCTGCTGCTCGACCGCGTGGCGAGCATGGTCGACGAAGGCATCGATGTCGCCGTGCGCATCGGCAACCTGCCGGACAGCGGCTTGCACGCCGTGCCGGTCGGCACGGTGCGTCAGGTGGTCTGCGCGGCCCCGGCCTATCTGCAACGGCGCGGCCGGCCAGCGCACCCGCGCGAGCTGCACGCCGCACGCATCGTCCTTGCCGCCAGCAGCAGCTTGCTCACCGATTGGCAGTTCAACACACCCGAAGGGCCGTTGAGCATCCGCCCAGAACCGCGCCTGGTGGTCAGCGCCAACCAGGCCGCGATCAATGCCGCGCAACTGGGCTGGGGCCTGACCCGGGTGCTCTCCTATCAGGTGGCCGCGCAAGTGGCCGCCGGCGAACTGGAGCTGCTGCTGGAACGCTTCGAGCCGCCGCCGCTGCCGATCCACGTGGTCTATCAGGGCGGCCGCCGGGTGCCCGCCAAGGTGCGCAGCTTTGTCGATTATTGCGTCGAGCGCCTGAGCGGCGACGCGGCGCTCAATCCACCGACGGATAGCTGA
- the trpA gene encoding tryptophan synthase subunit alpha has protein sequence MSRLQTRFAELKQQNRAALVTFVTAGDPNYAASLAILKGLPAAGADVIELGMPFTDPMADGPAIQLANIRALDGGQNLANTLQMVREFREGEQNTPLVLMGYFNPIHHYGVERFIAEAVKSGVDGLIVVDLPPEHNADLCDPAQVAGLDFIRLTTPTTDDARLPKVLNGSSGFVYYVSVAGVTGAGAATLEHVEQAVARLRRHTDLPISIGFGIRTPEHAATIARLADGVVVGSALIDQIAHAEDSEQAVQGVLSLCRDLADGVRNARL, from the coding sequence ATGAGCCGCCTACAGACGCGCTTTGCCGAACTGAAACAACAGAACCGCGCCGCCCTGGTGACCTTCGTCACCGCCGGCGACCCGAACTACGCCGCCTCCCTGGCGATCCTCAAGGGCCTGCCGGCTGCCGGTGCCGACGTGATCGAACTGGGCATGCCCTTTACCGATCCCATGGCCGATGGCCCCGCGATCCAACTGGCGAATATCCGCGCTCTGGACGGTGGTCAGAACCTGGCCAATACCCTGCAGATGGTTCGTGAGTTTCGCGAGGGCGAGCAAAACACGCCGCTGGTGCTGATGGGCTACTTCAACCCGATCCATCATTACGGGGTCGAGCGCTTTATCGCCGAAGCCGTGAAATCGGGGGTCGACGGCCTGATCGTGGTCGACCTGCCGCCGGAACATAACGCCGACCTGTGCGACCCGGCGCAAGTTGCGGGCCTGGACTTCATCCGCCTGACCACCCCGACCACCGACGATGCGCGCCTGCCCAAGGTGCTTAACGGCAGCTCCGGCTTCGTTTACTACGTCTCGGTGGCGGGCGTCACTGGTGCCGGGGCAGCGACCCTGGAACACGTCGAACAGGCCGTTGCTCGCCTGCGCCGGCATACCGACCTGCCGATCAGCATCGGCTTCGGCATCCGCACCCCGGAACACGCGGCGACCATCGCCCGCCTGGCCGACGGCGTGGTCGTCGGCTCGGCGCTGATCGATCAGATCGCCCATGCCGAGGACAGCGAGCAGGCCGTACAGGGCGTGCTGAGCCTGTGCCGCGACCTGGCCGACGGGGTGCGCAACGCTCGCCTGTAA
- the trpB gene encoding tryptophan synthase subunit beta encodes MTSFRSGPDANGLFGSFGGQYVAETLMPLIHELAAEYEKAKLDPEFAKELAYFQRDYVGRPSPLYFAERLTEHCGGAKIYLKREELNHTGAHKINNCIGQALLARRMGKQRIIAETGAGMHGVATATVAARFGLECVIFMGTTDIDRQQANVFRMKLLGATVIPVVAGTGTLKDAMNEALRDWVTNVDNTFYMIGTVAGPHPYPAMVRDFQAVIGTETRDQILAQEGRLPDSLVACIGGGSNAIGLFHPFLDDKGIQIIGVEAAGYGIETGKHAASLNGGVPGVLHGNRTFLLQDDDGQIIDAHSISAGLDYPGIGPEHAWLHEVGRVEYTSVTDDEALDAFHKCCRLEGIIPALESAHALAEVFKRAPTLPKEHLMVVNLSGRGDKDMQTVMHHMGELENQA; translated from the coding sequence ATGACTTCTTTCCGCAGCGGCCCCGATGCCAACGGCCTGTTTGGCTCGTTCGGCGGCCAATACGTCGCCGAAACCCTGATGCCGCTGATCCACGAGCTGGCCGCCGAATACGAGAAGGCCAAGCTCGACCCCGAGTTTGCCAAGGAACTGGCCTACTTCCAGCGCGACTACGTCGGCCGGCCGAGCCCGCTGTATTTCGCCGAGCGCCTGACCGAGCATTGCGGCGGGGCGAAGATCTACCTCAAGCGCGAAGAGCTCAATCACACCGGCGCGCACAAGATTAACAACTGCATCGGCCAGGCTCTGCTGGCCCGGCGCATGGGCAAGCAACGCATCATCGCCGAGACCGGCGCCGGCATGCACGGCGTGGCTACCGCCACCGTGGCCGCGCGCTTCGGTCTGGAATGCGTGATCTTCATGGGCACCACCGACATCGATCGCCAGCAGGCCAACGTGTTCCGCATGAAGCTGCTCGGCGCCACCGTCATTCCAGTCGTCGCCGGCACCGGCACCCTGAAGGACGCGATGAACGAAGCGCTACGCGACTGGGTAACCAACGTCGACAACACCTTCTACATGATCGGCACCGTGGCCGGCCCGCACCCGTATCCGGCAATGGTGCGCGACTTCCAGGCGGTGATCGGCACTGAAACCCGCGATCAGATTCTCGCCCAGGAAGGCCGTCTACCCGACAGCCTGGTCGCCTGCATCGGCGGCGGCTCCAACGCCATCGGCCTGTTCCACCCCTTCCTCGACGACAAGGGCATACAAATCATCGGCGTCGAAGCGGCCGGTTACGGCATCGAAACCGGCAAGCATGCTGCCAGCCTCAACGGCGGCGTACCGGGCGTGCTGCACGGCAACCGCACCTTTCTGCTCCAGGACGACGACGGCCAGATCATCGACGCCCACTCGATCTCCGCCGGCCTGGATTACCCCGGCATCGGCCCGGAACACGCCTGGTTGCATGAAGTCGGCCGCGTCGAATACACCTCGGTGACTGACGACGAAGCCCTCGACGCCTTCCACAAGTGCTGCCGCCTGGAAGGCATCATCCCAGCCCTGGAAAGTGCCCATGCCCTGGCCGAAGTATTCAAACGCGCGCCGACGCTACCCAAGGAGCACCTGATGGTGGTCAACCTGTCCGGGCGCGGCGACAAGGACATGCAGACCGTGATGCACCACATGGGCGAACTGGAGAACCAAGCATGA
- a CDS encoding LysR family transcriptional regulator translates to MSQALPPLNALRAFEAAARLQSVSQAAEQLHVTHGAVSRQIRALEEHLGVALFAKDGRGLKLTDAGLRLRDVSSEAFERVRAVCSELQQGQAEAPFVLACPGSLLARWFIPRLDRLNRELPELRLQLSASEGELDPRRVGVDATLWFAEPPWPADMQVFELAVEHIGPVLSPRYGRFAALHQAPAAVLLGEPLLHTSSRPQAWPSWAASNGLDTGALRLGQGFEHLYYLLEAAAAGLGVAIAPQQLVADDLAAGRLVAPWGFVATPARLALWVPARRLDKRAQRLAEWLRGELDG, encoded by the coding sequence ATGAGTCAAGCGCTCCCCCCCCTCAATGCCCTGCGTGCGTTCGAGGCTGCCGCCCGCCTGCAAAGCGTCAGTCAGGCAGCCGAGCAGCTGCATGTCACCCATGGCGCGGTCAGTCGGCAGATTCGGGCACTGGAAGAGCACCTCGGCGTGGCCTTGTTCGCCAAGGACGGGCGTGGCCTTAAACTCACAGATGCCGGGTTGCGCCTGCGCGATGTCAGCAGCGAGGCGTTCGAGCGGGTGCGGGCGGTCTGCAGCGAGTTGCAGCAGGGCCAGGCCGAGGCGCCATTCGTGTTGGCCTGCCCGGGCAGCCTGCTGGCGCGCTGGTTCATTCCGCGCCTGGATCGACTCAATCGCGAACTGCCGGAGTTGCGCCTGCAGCTCTCGGCCAGCGAGGGTGAGCTGGACCCGCGGCGTGTCGGGGTCGACGCCACCCTGTGGTTCGCCGAGCCGCCCTGGCCGGCGGACATGCAGGTGTTCGAGCTGGCGGTCGAGCACATCGGACCGGTCTTGAGTCCGCGCTATGGGCGCTTCGCCGCCCTGCATCAGGCGCCAGCGGCGGTGCTGCTGGGCGAACCCTTATTGCACACCAGTTCGCGTCCGCAAGCCTGGCCAAGTTGGGCGGCGAGCAATGGCCTCGATACTGGTGCGCTCAGGCTGGGCCAGGGTTTCGAGCATCTCTACTACCTGCTGGAGGCCGCCGCGGCTGGCCTGGGCGTGGCCATCGCCCCGCAACAGTTGGTCGCCGACGATCTGGCAGCCGGGCGTTTGGTCGCGCCCTGGGGCTTCGTCGCAACCCCGGCCCGGCTGGCCTTGTGGGTGCCCGCGCGACGCCTGGATAAGCGCGCGCAGCGCTTGGCCGAGTGGCTGCGCGGCGAGCTGGACGGCTGA
- a CDS encoding dodecin produces the protein MSDHHTYKKIEVVGSSKNSIDEAINNALQECSKSVRNLDWFEVLETRGHIENGKVGHYQVTLKVGFRLSES, from the coding sequence ATGTCTGATCACCACACCTACAAGAAGATCGAGGTCGTCGGTTCGTCGAAAAACAGCATCGATGAAGCGATCAATAATGCTCTGCAAGAGTGCTCCAAGTCCGTGCGCAACCTCGACTGGTTCGAAGTCTTGGAAACCCGCGGGCATATCGAAAATGGCAAGGTCGGTCACTATCAGGTGACCCTCAAGGTTGGTTTCCGCCTCAGCGAGAGCTGA
- a CDS encoding LLM class flavin-dependent oxidoreductase, translating to MSALAQTKISTLDLAPIRDDGGPEQALHNSLALARHVERLGFTRFWVAEHHNMDGIASSATAVLLGYLAAGTSTLRVGSGGVMLPNHAPLVIAEQFGTLATLYPGRIDLGLGRAPGADQFTAHALRRERSGSADDFPRDVEELQAYLGPRTPQQRVIAMPGTGTNVPIWLLGSSLFSAQLAGEKGLPYAFASHFAPRYMHEAIRVYRNHFKPSAVLDQPYVMLGVPLIAADSDEQADYLATSAYQRILALIRGHSLVQKPPVKSMQGLWLPHEKEAVASFFGMAVVGGPEIVRARLEVLLEQTGADELIFTCDLYDFADRLRAFEILAQVRAG from the coding sequence ATGAGCGCGTTAGCACAGACCAAGATTTCCACCCTCGATCTCGCACCGATCCGCGATGACGGCGGGCCCGAGCAGGCGCTGCACAACTCCCTGGCGCTGGCCCGGCATGTCGAGCGCCTCGGCTTCACCCGCTTCTGGGTCGCCGAGCACCACAACATGGACGGTATCGCCAGTTCGGCAACCGCGGTGCTGCTGGGCTACCTGGCTGCGGGTACTTCGACCCTGCGTGTCGGCTCCGGCGGGGTGATGTTACCCAACCACGCGCCTTTGGTGATCGCCGAGCAGTTCGGCACCCTCGCCACCCTGTACCCAGGGCGCATCGACCTGGGCCTGGGGCGTGCGCCAGGCGCCGACCAATTCACCGCCCATGCCCTGCGCCGCGAGCGCTCCGGTAGTGCCGACGACTTCCCCCGTGATGTCGAGGAGTTGCAGGCTTACCTGGGCCCGCGCACGCCGCAGCAACGGGTCATCGCCATGCCGGGCACGGGCACCAATGTACCGATCTGGCTGCTCGGCTCCAGCCTGTTCAGCGCCCAGTTGGCGGGTGAGAAAGGTCTGCCCTACGCCTTCGCCTCGCACTTCGCGCCGCGCTACATGCATGAGGCGATTCGGGTCTACCGCAACCACTTCAAACCCTCGGCGGTACTCGACCAGCCCTACGTGATGCTCGGTGTGCCGTTGATCGCGGCAGACAGCGATGAGCAAGCAGACTACCTGGCAACCTCGGCCTACCAGCGCATTCTCGCCCTGATCCGTGGCCATAGCCTGGTGCAGAAGCCGCCGGTCAAGAGCATGCAGGGTCTGTGGCTGCCCCACGAAAAAGAGGCCGTGGCCAGCTTCTTTGGCATGGCGGTGGTCGGGGGCCCGGAAATAGTCCGCGCGCGCCTGGAGGTGCTGCTGGAGCAAACCGGGGCCGACGAGCTGATCTTCACCTGCGACCTCTACGATTTCGCCGACCGCCTGCGCGCCTTCGAGATTCTTGCCCAGGTGCGTGCCGGCTAA
- a CDS encoding OsmC family protein, with the protein MKKTASAHWQGGIKDGKGTISTQSGVLTKSPYGFNTRFEDQPGTNPEELIGAAHAGCFSMALSKELGDAGMTAASIETKAEVTLDKVDGGFAITAVHLSLRAKIPGADRAAFEQAVEAAKNGCPVSKVLNAEITLEAVLDS; encoded by the coding sequence ATGAAAAAGACAGCATCGGCCCACTGGCAAGGCGGCATCAAAGACGGCAAAGGCACTATTTCCACCCAGAGCGGTGTGCTGACGAAAAGCCCCTACGGTTTCAATACGCGCTTCGAAGATCAGCCGGGCACCAACCCCGAAGAGCTGATCGGCGCGGCCCATGCCGGTTGTTTTTCCATGGCCCTGTCCAAGGAATTGGGTGACGCCGGGATGACCGCCGCAAGCATCGAGACCAAGGCTGAAGTGACGCTGGACAAGGTCGACGGCGGCTTCGCCATAACCGCCGTGCACCTGAGCCTGCGCGCGAAGATTCCGGGTGCGGACCGGGCGGCCTTTGAGCAGGCGGTGGAAGCCGCCAAGAATGGTTGCCCGGTATCCAAGGTGCTGAATGCCGAGATCACCCTGGAAGCCGTGCTCGACAGCTGA
- a CDS encoding PA0061/PA0062 family lipoprotein: MRYLALIVSALLLSACASPLPPRDPGMAWVDLYTSASDLLMAEKLDGKRLNDGRYFQITPGAHELIARFHFEVQGGGNLMAEPIQRTCEIRVRYDDFAAGQHYRIEARTLAMSAQAWLYDEQRNVLARAKVLRCGMF, from the coding sequence ATGCGTTACCTAGCCCTGATCGTCAGCGCGTTGCTTCTCAGCGCTTGCGCCTCGCCATTGCCACCGCGCGACCCTGGTATGGCCTGGGTCGATCTGTACACCAGCGCCAGCGACCTGTTGATGGCCGAGAAACTCGACGGCAAGCGCCTCAACGACGGCCGTTACTTCCAGATCACCCCTGGCGCCCACGAACTGATCGCACGCTTTCACTTCGAAGTGCAGGGCGGTGGCAATCTGATGGCCGAGCCGATTCAGCGCACCTGTGAGATCCGCGTGCGTTACGACGACTTCGCCGCCGGCCAGCACTACCGGATCGAAGCCAGGACGCTGGCGATGAGCGCCCAGGCCTGGCTCTACGACGAGCAACGTAATGTGCTGGCGCGCGCCAAGGTGCTGCGCTGCGGAATGTTCTAA